From Lycium ferocissimum isolate CSIRO_LF1 chromosome 12, AGI_CSIRO_Lferr_CH_V1, whole genome shotgun sequence, one genomic window encodes:
- the LOC132039505 gene encoding uncharacterized protein LOC132039505, translating to MELLRDYDITILCHPGKTNVVTDALSPKAAYSSRYSIQLGAMKMYRDLRQHCWWGRMKRDIADFCGQVWELSASQAELGTQLDLSTTFHPQTDGQSERTIHLLEDMLRACVIDFSGQWDKHRFIERVCGQGEAYSGKASSSPESTEDVCGLRGSGLRIYAGRAGASEDLTHEGFYAIWEERPVRCSSDFYVGMLKKYHSDGSYIVPWDSVLLDEHLSYEKEPIVILDRQVRKLRPKEIAWVKVW from the exons ATGGAGCTTCTGAGGgactatgacatcaccattctcTGTCATCCGGGGAAAACTAATGTTGTAACTGATGCCTTGAGTCCCAAGGCT GCCTATAGCTCCAGATATTCCATTCAATTGGGTGCTATGAAGATGTATCGAGATCTGAGGCAACACTGCTGGTGGGggaggatgaagagagatattgcaGATTTTTGTGGGCAAGTGTGGGAACTATCAGcaagtcaa GCAGAGTTGGGTACTcagttggatcttagtacaacttttcatccccagactgatGGTCAGTCTGAGAGGACTATCCATttacttgaggatatgttgagagcatgcgtCATAGATTTTAGTGGTCAATGGGACAA GCACAGATTTATTGAGAGAGTCTGTGGACagggtgaagcttattcaggaaaagcttctaGCAGCCCAGAGTCAACAGAAGATGTATGTGGACTGAGAGGTTCGGGACTTAGAATTTATGCTGGGCGGGCAGGTGCTTCTGAagatctcacccatgaagggtttTATGCGATTTGGGAAGAGAG GCCTGTTAGGTGTTCATCTGATTTTTATGTAGGTATGCTGAAGAAGTATCATTCTGATGGTTCCTATATAGTTCCTTGGGATTCTGTGTTGCTTGATGAGCATTTGTCTTATGAGAAGGAGCCTATAGTgattttggataggcaggttagGAAGCTGAGGCCGAAGGAGATTGCTTGGGTCAAGGTTTGGTAG